The sequence ACACCCATGAGGGCCCAGGAACGTACAGTTGCCGTCCGGGTCCGTGGCCAGCCGGAGGTGCTCCCCGTGGGGGGGAAACACCCTGGACAGATGCTCCCGGTCGTTGGGGAAAAGGCGCATCAGGTTGTCCAGGAAGGCGGAGGAGTTCGGCGCGCCCGTCAATCCGCCGCGCGTGGGGCCGTACTCGACGATGCGCTGACGCTCGATCTCGGACACCGGGAAGCACAGGTCTTCCTGGCCCGGCGTGAGGTTGCAGCAGGTTGGGCTTATCGCGGCGCACCGGGCGCAGACCTGGGCGTCTTTTGATGTGGTCACAAATGATATCCTCGTTTGCTCGTAAGCCATTATGACCGCAGGGGCGCTCTGGCAACACCTTTCGGACAATCCGGCCTGAATCGCCTCCAGGGCGCAGCATCGCCGCGAGCGATCGACGCCGCCGCCCGTCGGGCCATTTCCGGCACGAGCGTTCCGCTCACGGAAGGGGAAGTTTCAAAAACCAAGCATCTCGCTTAAGAAAAATATTGTTGCACAAAATCCACATGCCCCCTATATATAATTATTTTTTGTTTTACTTTGTGATTTTTTTCCCTTGACCTCACCCCCGGCTCGGGTCTATCACGACTCCCGGCAGTGGTTGAGGTTCCGGCGACGCATTTTGACTGTACCCAATTGGTCCTATTCCATCTTCAGTCCCTTGCGCCGCCTCGGAGCTGTGTACGCGCACCGCGCGATCGCGCTCCTTGGTTGCAACAGCTATATATACACATAGAAGGTTTCTGTCATGTCCACGAGCAAGAAAGAGGCTTTTGCCGAAATCATCCGTCCCCTTGAGAACTACAACGGTGAAGGCGTTCACGGCTGCACCACTTGCAAGAAGGCCATCACCGTTCAGCTGCGCATCGTCGACGAAGTCGTCGTCGAGGCTGGCGGCATCGCCGAAGGCTGCTACTACAGCCGCCAGTGCCTGGCCGCCCTGTTGACCATGATCAAGGGCAAGTCCATATACGATCTTTACCCCCTGACCAACGAAGATCTCCGCCCCAACCTTCAGACCGTGAAGGACGATTACGACTGTGACGTCTTCACCATCGGCGCTCTGAAGATCGCCCTGAAGGACTGGGAAAAGAGAATGGCCGCCTAAGGCGGACCACTGCCAACTGGGCCGCTCCGGGATCGTGGGGCGGCCCTTTTTTTGTCCTTCGCGCACAGACGCCTTTGACATACTGCCCACAACGGAGCGCACAATGATCGTCCTTCGGGCATTACTTCTCTGGCTGGCTTTCCTGGCCATGGCCATTCTCGCCGGGACGCTGCGCCAGTTTCTCCTGGCCCCGGCCATGGGCGATACGCCCGCGCGGGCCGCCTGCACCGTCCTTCTCTGCGTTCTCTACTTCGCAGCCATCCGGGCCTTCGTGCAGCGCCTGCGCATCGACGGCACGTCCACCCGCCTGTCCCTGGGGCTCTTCTGGTCCGGCCTGACCCTGGCCTTCGAGTTCGGCTTCGGCCTGGCGCGCGGCCTGAGTTGGGACGTCATGCTGGCCGACTACAACATCCTGGCAGGCCGCCTGTGGCCGCTGGTGCCGCTGACGCTTCTCGCCGCCCCGCTTCTCGTACGCCGGAAGAGGCAGGGGCTTCGCCCCTGACCCCACCAGGGCTCCGCCCTGGACCCGCCAGGGGGATGATCCCCCTGGACCCTGCATCCGCTTCGCGGGCAGCACCGGCAATGTTCACAGAATTCGCCAGCCCAGAACGCGCAAAGCCGCGTTCATGGGCCGTATTTTCTTGAACTCCCCCCGTGAAGATTCGATGGAGCCATTCTCTAGGCGACTGCCCGCCCTGAAAAGCAAGGGCATCTCTCCGTAAACCGGGGTCTGCCTCTGAGGACCGGGCCGGAGCTGTTTCTAAAGCTGAGGCTGATGGTCCAAGGGCTGGGGGCTGTCACGGTCGGGTTCTGGCGGGCGGGCGACGAATCGTCTTCAAATCGGTTCTAGCCCGCCCGCCAGGACACGAACGCGACAGCCCCAGCCACCAACCCCCTGCCCAAACTCAACCTGCCCGCGCACGACGCGAAGCTAAGAGCCGGGTCCAGGGGAGGCTTCTCCCCTGGCGGGTGCAGGGCAGAGCCCTGCCGGGTCTGGGCGGAGCCCAGCCTCTCCCTGACCCTGCCCTATTCTTCGACGTCCGTTGATATGCAGTCGTTGGGGCAATAGGCTATTGCCTGCCTGACGACCTCCTCAAGCGCTTCGTCGGCCTTGAGAAAGGGCTGCTCGATGGACTGATCCATGCCGAAGAGTTCGGGGGCGACCTCGGCGCACGCGCCGCAGCCGTGGCAGGGC comes from Fundidesulfovibrio putealis DSM 16056 and encodes:
- a CDS encoding YkgJ family cysteine cluster protein, which translates into the protein MTTSKDAQVCARCAAISPTCCNLTPGQEDLCFPVSEIERQRIVEYGPTRGGLTGAPNSSAFLDNLMRLFPNDREHLSRVFPPHGEHLRLATDPDGNCTFLGPHGCILSGEVRPYYCRLFPFWVSAGAVTAFDAKDCLACREGRIVSGMLPLFSQKRSTVRELHGRMRMAWGMSPDEHGARAERKRTKVDKNA
- a CDS encoding iron-sulfur cluster assembly scaffold protein produces the protein MSTSKKEAFAEIIRPLENYNGEGVHGCTTCKKAITVQLRIVDEVVVEAGGIAEGCYYSRQCLAALLTMIKGKSIYDLYPLTNEDLRPNLQTVKDDYDCDVFTIGALKIALKDWEKRMAA
- a CDS encoding ferredoxin — protein: MSSPGPVIIPVYLDLVPCHGCGACAEVAPELFGMDQSIEQPFLKADEALEEVVRQAIAYCPNDCISTDVEE